The sequence CACCCGGTCTTGGAAAGACTACTTTAGCTAATATTATTGCAAAGGAAATGGGAGGAAATCTTAAGGTGACTTCTGGGCCAGCTATTGAAAAAGCTGGAGATTTGGCAGCAATATTAACTACGCTGAATGATTATGATGTATTATTTATTGATGAAATACATAGATTGAATAGAACTGTTGAAGAAATATTATATCCAGCTATGGAGGATTATGTTTTAGATATAGTAATAGGTAAAGGTGCAACAGCCAAATCTATACGATTGGATTTGGCGAAGTTCACCTTAATAGGAGCTACTACAAGAATAGGAATGCTTACTGCACCTTTAAGAGATAGATTTGGTGTACTATGTTCCATGGAATACTATACTGATGAACAATTAAAGGAGATAATAACAAGATCAAGTAATGTTTTAGGTGCACCTATAACTGATGAAGCGGCATTTCAAATTGCAAGTAGATCTAGAGGTACACCAAGAATAGCTAATAGATTGTTAAAAAGGGTAAGAGATTTTTCAGCAGTAAGCGGAGAAGAAATAATTAAAAAAGATTCTGCTATAAAAGCTTTAGATTTGTTAGAAGTTGATTCAGAGGGATTTGATAGAATAGATAATAAAATTCTTGAAGCTATTGTAGATAGTTTTAATGGTGGACCAGTGGGGATTGAAACTTTATCCTATTTTATAGGAGAAGAATTAGATACAGTGGAAGACGTTTATGAGCCTTATCTACTTCAAAGAGGTTTTATTATAAGAACTCCTAGAGGAAGAATGGCTACAGAAAAAGCATATAAACATTTGAAAAGAAATTATAATAAATCTTCTGAACAAGAAGTGCAGATAAATTTATTTCATAATGAATAGGAAGAAGGATATAATATGGACGTAAAAGATTTTGATTTTTATTTACCAGAGGAATTGATTGCACAACATCCTTTAGAACAAAGGGATTCATCAAGACTTATGGTATTAAATAAGGAAACAGGAGAGATAACTCATAAAGTATTTCATGATGTTATTGATTATTTAAATCCAGGAGATACTTTGGTTCTAAATAATACAAGAGTTTTGCCAGCTAGACTTATTGGTGAAAAAGAAGAATCTGGGGGTAAAATTGAGTTTTTATTACTAAAAAGAATAGATAAGGATACTTGGGAGTGTCTTGCAAAGCCTGGAAAGAAAGCAAAAGTTGGTGCTAGGTTTAGCTTTGGAGATGGGATACTAATTGCAGAAGTAACTGCAATTGGCGAAGAAGGAAATAGGATAATTAGATTTTCATATGAAGGCATTTTTGAAGAAATATTAGATAGACTTGGCCAAATGCCATTGCCTCCATATATACATGAGAGATTAGAAGATAAGGAAAGATATCAAACTGTATATTCAAAGGAAGAAGGTTCAGCAGCAGCACCAACAGCAGGACTTCATTTTACAAAAGAATTATTAAAACGTATTGAAGAAAAGGGCATTAATGTAGTATATTTAACATTGCATGTTGGACTTGGTACTTTTAGACCTGTAAAAGCTGATACTATAGAAGAGCATCATATGCATTCAGAATATTATCACTTATCAAAGGAATCTGCAGATATAATAAATGCTACTAAGCAAAGAGGCAATAAAGTAGTTTCAGTTGGAACTACATCAACAAGAACGTTAGAAAGTATTGCTGATGACAATGGAGAAGTAAGAGAACAAAGTGGATGGACAGATATATTTATTTATCCAGGATATAAATATAAAGTAGTAGATGCACTTATTACTAATTTTCATCTGCCTGAATCTACATTAATTATGCTTGTAAGTGCTTTAGCAGGCAGAGATCATGTTTTAAACGCATATAATACTGCTGTTAAAGAAAAATACAGATTTTTCTCTTTTGGAGATGCAATGTTTATCGTAAAATAAGTAAGGGAAGTGATTTTTTGTCTAAGAGATATACTCTTTTGAAAAAAGATGGAGAAGCGAGAAGAGGTGAATTTAGAACTCCTCATGGAGTTATTCAGACACCTGTATTTATGAATGTTGGAACTTTAGCTGCTATTAAGGGAGCAGTATCCTCAATGGATTTGAAAGAAATAGGTTGCCAAGTTGAGTTATCAAACACTTATCATTTACATTTAAGACCTACAGATACTGTAGTGGCTAAAATGGGTGGTTTACATAAGTTTATGAATTGGGATAGGCCGATACTAACAGATTCTGGTGGGTTTCAAGTGTTTTCATTGGCTCAAATGAGAAAAATAAAGGAAGAGGGAGTTTACTTTAATTCTCATATTGATGGGAAAAAGATATTTATGGGTCCAGAAGAAAGTATGCAAATCCAAAGCAACTTAGCTTCAACTATAGCAATGGCTTTTGACGAATGTATTGAGATTCCATCTCCAAGAGATTATGTAGAAAGATCTGTAGAAAGAACTACTAGATGGCTTGAAAGATGTAAGATTGAGATGGATAGACTTAATTCTTTAGAAGGAACTATTAATAAAGAGCAAATGCTTTTTGGGATTAACCAAGGAGCTATATTTCAAGATCTTAGAATAAATCATGCCAAAACTATAAGCAAATTTGATTTAGATGGATATGCAATTGGTGGTTTGGCTGTAGGCGAAACACATGAGGAAATGTATAGAACCATAGAAAGTGTAGTAGAATATCTTCCGCAAGATAAACCGATTTATTTAATGGGCGTAGGAACTCCAAGCAATATATTAGAGGCGGTGTCTAGAGGTGTAGATTTCTTTGATTGCGTATTGCCGGCTAGAAATGGTAGACATGGACATGTGTTTACTAAGCATGGTAAAATAAATATAATGAATGCAAAATTTGAATTGGATTCTAATCCGATTGATGAAGGTTGCCAATGTCCAGCTTGCAAAAATTACTCAAGAGCCTATATAAGACATTTGTTTAAGGCAAAGGAAATGTTGGCAATGAGACTATGTGTACTTCATAATCTTTATTTCTATAATAAACTTATGGAGGATATCAGAAATGCAATAGATGGGGGATACTTCCAAGACTTTAAAGCACAGAAGCATGAGGAATGGGGAGTAAAAGCCTAACTATAAATAAAAATTTAAAAAAGAAAGGATGTTTAGAATGCCATCTGAATTATTAGTTCAATTATTAATAATAGTAGCAATGATGGGGATATTTTATGCTATAGTATTAATCCCTGAAAGAAAAAGAAAGAAGAAATATAAAGAAACTCTTGATAGTTTATCAGTAAATGATAAGGTAGTAACAAGAGGGGGATTAGTTGGTAAAGTTATAAATGTCACAGAAGACGAAGTAGTTTTAGAATCAGGTCCCGATAGAGTAAGACTTAGATTTACAAAACAAGCCATATCGACTGTAGTTTCTAAAAAAGAAGATAAAGAAACTAAAAAAGAAGATAAAGAAGCTAAAAAGGAAGATAAATAAGCTAATTAAAGAAGTTTTATATAGTTATAAAATACCTCCTATGTGCATAGATTTTAAACATAGGGGGTGTTTTTATGGAGCACAGAGGAATAATGGTAAACATATTCAAAGGATTATTAAGGTCTATTTTGATTACACTTATTGGTGTATTTATACTGAGTTTAATAATGATGGTGAAAGATGTAAATCTAAAGGCATTAGGGATAGCTTGGGTAATAATTACTTGTATTAGTATTTTTGTAGGTGCTATATACAGCGCTAAGAAAAATCAAGAAAGAGGCTGGCTTGTTGGTCTTATTTTAGGATTGTTATATTATATTATTCTTTTTATTTTTACAATGATCTTAAAAGAAAAAGTTTCTTTTGTATTATATGACTTCTACAGATTAATTATTGCTTTAGCTGTAGGGTTCTTTTCTGGAATGCTAGGAATTAATACTTAAAAAAATCTTTAATTTGACAAATGATTATGGTATAATTGCCATGTACAATAAAAGAATGGAGGCGTATGGAAATGAAACACATAAAAACAATAAACAAATCTTCTTTAAAGAACAGCCTTTGTAAACCAGGATGTAAAGAATGTGCTAATTCATGTCAATCAGCATGTAAAACATCTTGTACTGTTGCAAACTTAGCGTGTGAAAACTAAATCACATAGAATGAAATAAAAATGGTGGCAGTGACATATGTTACTGCCACACTTAAGTTAGGAGGATTTTCATAGTGGCGCTAATTCACAAGTTTTGTCTTGATGATAGTTATTATGTTATAGATGTTAATTCAGGTAGCTTGCATATTGTAGACGAGCTAATTTATGATATGTTAGATACAGTAGATAAACTTCAAGATAAGAATGAAATAATAAATAGACTAAAAGATAAATATGATGTTAAGGAACTTGAAGAAGCATATTTAGATTTAAAAGAACTAGAAGAAGAAGGAATGCTATATTCAGAGGATTTATATGAGGATATAGCGATGAACGATAAATCAGAAAATTATGTAAAAGCATTATGTTTGAATGTTGTACACGATTGCAACTTAAGATGTAAATACTGCTTTGCTGATGAAGGAGAATACAAAGGGTGCAGGAAGCCTATGTCTGCAGAAATAGGAAAAAAGGCTATTGATTATGTAATTAGAAAATCAGGCCCAAGAAAGAATATAGAAGTAGACTTGTTTGGTGGAGAACCATTAATGGTTTTTGATACTATAAAAGAAATTGTAGACTATGCAAGAGAACAAGAAAAAATATATAAGAAAAATATTAGATTTACAATGACTACTAATTGCACATTATTAGATGAAGAAAAGATGGAATATTTAGATAAGAATATGGGAAATATAGTTTTATCTATTGATGGTAGAAAATCTGTTAATGATGCAGTAAGAGTTAGAATTGATGGTTCAGGTAGCTATGATAGAATACTTCCTAGAATAAAGGATATGATTTCTCGTAGAGACAAATCTAAGCAATATTATGTTAGAGGAACATTTACAAGAAACAATACAGATTTCTTTGAAGATATAATGGCGCTTGCAAATGAAGGGTTCAAGGAAATATCTGTAGAACCTGTAGTATTGCCAGATGAACATGAGCTTTCACTTAGAAAAGAGGATATTCCTCAAATTTTTGAGCAATATGAAAAATTATATCACGAGAT comes from Clostridium sp. TW13 and encodes:
- the scfA gene encoding six-cysteine ranthipeptide SCIFF, giving the protein MKHIKTINKSSLKNSLCKPGCKECANSCQSACKTSCTVANLACEN
- the yajC gene encoding preprotein translocase subunit YajC; the protein is MPSELLVQLLIIVAMMGIFYAIVLIPERKRKKKYKETLDSLSVNDKVVTRGGLVGKVINVTEDEVVLESGPDRVRLRFTKQAISTVVSKKEDKETKKEDKEAKKEDK
- a CDS encoding TIGR04086 family membrane protein, which produces MEHRGIMVNIFKGLLRSILITLIGVFILSLIMMVKDVNLKALGIAWVIITCISIFVGAIYSAKKNQERGWLVGLILGLLYYIILFIFTMILKEKVSFVLYDFYRLIIALAVGFFSGMLGINT
- the scfB gene encoding thioether cross-link-forming SCIFF peptide maturase produces the protein MALIHKFCLDDSYYVIDVNSGSLHIVDELIYDMLDTVDKLQDKNEIINRLKDKYDVKELEEAYLDLKELEEEGMLYSEDLYEDIAMNDKSENYVKALCLNVVHDCNLRCKYCFADEGEYKGCRKPMSAEIGKKAIDYVIRKSGPRKNIEVDLFGGEPLMVFDTIKEIVDYAREQEKIYKKNIRFTMTTNCTLLDEEKMEYLDKNMGNIVLSIDGRKSVNDAVRVRIDGSGSYDRILPRIKDMISRRDKSKQYYVRGTFTRNNTDFFEDIMALANEGFKEISVEPVVLPDEHELSLRKEDIPQIFEQYEKLYHEMLKRRKEGNEFKFYHFNIDLNGGPCVYKRISGCGAGHEYVAVTPDGEVYPCHQFVGNKDFLLGTIFDDEIKEDIVDNFKNAHIYNKPKCRDCWARFYCSGGCQANNFNFNGDIHIPYEIGCELQKKRIECAIALKAQQSE
- the tgt gene encoding tRNA guanosine(34) transglycosylase Tgt, with the translated sequence MSKRYTLLKKDGEARRGEFRTPHGVIQTPVFMNVGTLAAIKGAVSSMDLKEIGCQVELSNTYHLHLRPTDTVVAKMGGLHKFMNWDRPILTDSGGFQVFSLAQMRKIKEEGVYFNSHIDGKKIFMGPEESMQIQSNLASTIAMAFDECIEIPSPRDYVERSVERTTRWLERCKIEMDRLNSLEGTINKEQMLFGINQGAIFQDLRINHAKTISKFDLDGYAIGGLAVGETHEEMYRTIESVVEYLPQDKPIYLMGVGTPSNILEAVSRGVDFFDCVLPARNGRHGHVFTKHGKINIMNAKFELDSNPIDEGCQCPACKNYSRAYIRHLFKAKEMLAMRLCVLHNLYFYNKLMEDIRNAIDGGYFQDFKAQKHEEWGVKA
- the ruvB gene encoding Holliday junction branch migration DNA helicase RuvB, whose protein sequence is MERITTSSELNEDSRDEFSLRPQKLSEYIGQDKVKERMNIFISAAKMREEALDHVLLYGPPGLGKTTLANIIAKEMGGNLKVTSGPAIEKAGDLAAILTTLNDYDVLFIDEIHRLNRTVEEILYPAMEDYVLDIVIGKGATAKSIRLDLAKFTLIGATTRIGMLTAPLRDRFGVLCSMEYYTDEQLKEIITRSSNVLGAPITDEAAFQIASRSRGTPRIANRLLKRVRDFSAVSGEEIIKKDSAIKALDLLEVDSEGFDRIDNKILEAIVDSFNGGPVGIETLSYFIGEELDTVEDVYEPYLLQRGFIIRTPRGRMATEKAYKHLKRNYNKSSEQEVQINLFHNE
- the queA gene encoding tRNA preQ1(34) S-adenosylmethionine ribosyltransferase-isomerase QueA — encoded protein: MDVKDFDFYLPEELIAQHPLEQRDSSRLMVLNKETGEITHKVFHDVIDYLNPGDTLVLNNTRVLPARLIGEKEESGGKIEFLLLKRIDKDTWECLAKPGKKAKVGARFSFGDGILIAEVTAIGEEGNRIIRFSYEGIFEEILDRLGQMPLPPYIHERLEDKERYQTVYSKEEGSAAAPTAGLHFTKELLKRIEEKGINVVYLTLHVGLGTFRPVKADTIEEHHMHSEYYHLSKESADIINATKQRGNKVVSVGTTSTRTLESIADDNGEVREQSGWTDIFIYPGYKYKVVDALITNFHLPESTLIMLVSALAGRDHVLNAYNTAVKEKYRFFSFGDAMFIVK